The following are encoded together in the Gasterosteus aculeatus chromosome 7, fGasAcu3.hap1.1, whole genome shotgun sequence genome:
- the htr3b gene encoding 5-hydroxytryptamine receptor 3B isoform X1 yields MSLIWLTLLLSAAHLAECVPEKQKRSALNQLTRTLLRKYDCGVRPVHNWTSPTVIYIDLILQSVLDVDGKTQSITTSIWYRQIWTDEFLVWDPEEFDGINEISLSSDAIWIPDVIVSEFVDEGKSLPIPYVYVNSSGSVKYYRPMQVVLACSLEMYAFPFDKQNCSLTFRSWLHSVKEIDLALWRSAEAIANDKREFMNDGEWELLSIPSSYWQIRQDDTSYAHIQFNVLIRRRPLLYVVGLLIPSIFLMLVDVTSFYLPLSSGTRIAFKISILLGYTLFRVNLTDELPATAVNTPLIGVFFAVCMAMLMLSLIKSILVVKLLHHSEKEARQMSVSACLLDKYGSAAHSFTESALTSVRTLDRINGADYEFDASLEEDLLSLNEIPEVPSGLEWLLQELVSLHLAFSQEDSESSAQAEWLALCSKLDCFLFRFYLLVLVSYAATLLMLWASWSFA; encoded by the exons ATGTCTCTCATTTGGCTCACTCTGTTGCTCTCAG cagCTCACCTGGCTGAATGTGTGCCGGAAAAGCAGAAAAGATCGGCTCTGAACCAGCTGACCAGGACCCTCCTCAGGAAATATGACTGCGGGGTTCGACCTGTCCACAACTGGACCAGTCCGACCGTTATATACATAGACCTCATACTGCAGTCCGTCCTTGATGTG GACGGAAAAACTCAGAGCATAACCACAAGCATTTGGTACAGACAG ATCTGGACAGATGAGTTCCTGGTTTGGGACCCGGAGGAGTTTGACGGTATAAATGAGATCTCACTGTCATCCGACGCCATCTGGATTCCTGACGTTATTGTTAGTGAATT TGTGGACGAGGGGAAGTCCCTACCGATCCCCTATGTGTACGTGAACTCCTCTGGCTCGGTCAAGTACTACCGACCCATGCAGGTGGTGCTGGCCTGCAGCCTGGAGATGTACGCCTTTCCATTTGACAAGCAAAACTGCAGCCTCACCTTCCGCAGCTGGCTGCACTCAG TGAAGGAAATAGACCTGGCGCTGTGGAGGAGTGCAGAGGCCATCGCTAATGATAAGAGGGAGTTTATGAACGACGGAGAATGGGAACTGTTGTCCATCCCTTCAAGCTACTGGCAAATCCGCCAAGACGACACCAGCTACGCCCACATCCAGTTCAAT GTGTTGATCCGCCGGCGCCCCCTGCTGTACGTGGTGGGCCTCCTCATCCCCAGCATCTTCCTCATGCTGGTGGACGTGACCAGCTTCTACCTGCCTCTGAGCAGCGGCACGCGCATCGCCTTCAAGATCAGCATCCTGCTGGGCTACACCCTCTTCCGGGTCAACCTGACGGACGAACTGCCCGCCACAGCGGTCAATACTCCACTCATCG GTGTGTTCTTCGCTGTGTGCATGGCGATGCTGATGCTCAGCCTGATCAAGTCTATTCTGGTGGTGAAGCTGCTCCACCACAGTGAGAAGGAGGCCAGGCAAATGTCGGTGTCGGCCTGCCTGCTGGACAAGTACGGCTCAGCCGCTCACAGCTTCACAGAGAGCGCTCTGACCTCCGTCAGGACGCTCGATCGCATCAACGGAG CAGATTATGAGTTTGACGCCTCGCTGGAGGAAGATCTGCTGTCCCTGAATGAGATCCCGGAGGTTCCATCTGGGCTGGAGTGGCTTCTGCAGGAGCTGGTTTCCCTCCACCTGGCCTTCTCCCAGGAGGACAGCGAGTCTTCCGCTCAGGCCGAGTGGCTGGCCCTTTGCTCCAAGCTCGACTGCTTCCTGTTCCGCTTCTACCTGTTGGTCCTGGTCTCGTACGCCGCCACGCTGCTGATGCTCTGGGCCAGCTGGAGCTTCGCCTGA
- the htr3b gene encoding 5-hydroxytryptamine receptor 3B isoform X2, with the protein MSLIWLTLLLSAAHLAECVPEKQKRSALNQLTRTLLRKYDCGVRPVHNWTSPTVIYIDLILQSVLDVDGKTQSITTSIWYRQIWTDEFLVWDPEEFDGINEISLSSDAIWIPDVIVSEFVDEGKSLPIPYVYVNSSGSVKYYRPMQVVLACSLEMYAFPFDKQNCSLTFRSWLHSVKEIDLALWRSAEAIANDKREFMNDGEWELLSIPSSYWQIRQDDTSYAHIQFNVLIRRRPLLYVVGLLIPSIFLMLVDVTSFYLPLSSGTRIAFKISILLGYTLFRVNLTDELPATAVNTPLIGVFFAVCMAMLMLSLIKSILVVKLLHHSEKEARQMSVSACLLDKYGSAAHSFTESALTSVRTLDRINGDYEFDASLEEDLLSLNEIPEVPSGLEWLLQELVSLHLAFSQEDSESSAQAEWLALCSKLDCFLFRFYLLVLVSYAATLLMLWASWSFA; encoded by the exons ATGTCTCTCATTTGGCTCACTCTGTTGCTCTCAG cagCTCACCTGGCTGAATGTGTGCCGGAAAAGCAGAAAAGATCGGCTCTGAACCAGCTGACCAGGACCCTCCTCAGGAAATATGACTGCGGGGTTCGACCTGTCCACAACTGGACCAGTCCGACCGTTATATACATAGACCTCATACTGCAGTCCGTCCTTGATGTG GACGGAAAAACTCAGAGCATAACCACAAGCATTTGGTACAGACAG ATCTGGACAGATGAGTTCCTGGTTTGGGACCCGGAGGAGTTTGACGGTATAAATGAGATCTCACTGTCATCCGACGCCATCTGGATTCCTGACGTTATTGTTAGTGAATT TGTGGACGAGGGGAAGTCCCTACCGATCCCCTATGTGTACGTGAACTCCTCTGGCTCGGTCAAGTACTACCGACCCATGCAGGTGGTGCTGGCCTGCAGCCTGGAGATGTACGCCTTTCCATTTGACAAGCAAAACTGCAGCCTCACCTTCCGCAGCTGGCTGCACTCAG TGAAGGAAATAGACCTGGCGCTGTGGAGGAGTGCAGAGGCCATCGCTAATGATAAGAGGGAGTTTATGAACGACGGAGAATGGGAACTGTTGTCCATCCCTTCAAGCTACTGGCAAATCCGCCAAGACGACACCAGCTACGCCCACATCCAGTTCAAT GTGTTGATCCGCCGGCGCCCCCTGCTGTACGTGGTGGGCCTCCTCATCCCCAGCATCTTCCTCATGCTGGTGGACGTGACCAGCTTCTACCTGCCTCTGAGCAGCGGCACGCGCATCGCCTTCAAGATCAGCATCCTGCTGGGCTACACCCTCTTCCGGGTCAACCTGACGGACGAACTGCCCGCCACAGCGGTCAATACTCCACTCATCG GTGTGTTCTTCGCTGTGTGCATGGCGATGCTGATGCTCAGCCTGATCAAGTCTATTCTGGTGGTGAAGCTGCTCCACCACAGTGAGAAGGAGGCCAGGCAAATGTCGGTGTCGGCCTGCCTGCTGGACAAGTACGGCTCAGCCGCTCACAGCTTCACAGAGAGCGCTCTGACCTCCGTCAGGACGCTCGATCGCATCAACGGAG ATTATGAGTTTGACGCCTCGCTGGAGGAAGATCTGCTGTCCCTGAATGAGATCCCGGAGGTTCCATCTGGGCTGGAGTGGCTTCTGCAGGAGCTGGTTTCCCTCCACCTGGCCTTCTCCCAGGAGGACAGCGAGTCTTCCGCTCAGGCCGAGTGGCTGGCCCTTTGCTCCAAGCTCGACTGCTTCCTGTTCCGCTTCTACCTGTTGGTCCTGGTCTCGTACGCCGCCACGCTGCTGATGCTCTGGGCCAGCTGGAGCTTCGCCTGA
- the htr3a gene encoding 5-hydroxytryptamine receptor 3A: protein MRPTWAWTALVFLLVQGASRACTVKKLGSSPGRFANATLVRLSEFLSAGYKKGVRPVKDWRTSTLVAIDLMVYSILNVDEKNQVLTTYVWYRQAWTDEFLVWNPEDFDEVKQVSIPTANVWVPDILINEFVDVGKSPDIPYVYVTHDGLVRNYKPIQVVTACTLNIYNFPFDVQKCSLTFQSWLHTIDDINITLMRSPEELREDKSVFMNQGEWELLHILSNYKIFSVDNDDYYAEMKFHVVIRRRPLFYTVNLLLPSIFLMVMDIVGFYLPPDSGERVSFKITLLLGYSVFLIIVSDTLPATAIGTPLIGVYFVVCMALLVISLTETVLIVRLVHKQDLQPPVPQWVKYLVLERAPVLFCIHKKHSLCPTLSSQGTDLEQYKDNNYGTAQCPLHHTCEIGRRLSHHDREGRLLGLGLPPSRDPGPPVMDNILHEVTAIRHFLEKRDRCREVAKEWLQVGYVLDVLLFRVYLVAVVAYSITLGTLWSVWQVA from the exons ATGAGACCGACGTGGGCCTGGACAGCGCTCGTCTTCCTGCTGGTTCAAGGAGCATCAAGAGCCTGCACAG TGAAGAAACTGGGCAGCAGCCCAGGAAGATTTGCCAACGCCACATTAGTGCGGCTGTCTGAGTTTTTGAGCGCGGGGTATAAGAAGGGGGTGAGACCCGTGAAGGACTGGAGGACGTCCACACTAGTGGCCATCGACCTCATGGTTTACTCCATCCTCAACGTG GACGAGAAGAACCAGGTGTTGACAACGTACGTATGGTACAGACAG GCGTGGACGGATGAATTCCTGGTGTGGAACCCAGAAGACTTTGACGAAGTCAAACAGGTGTCCATACCCACAGCCAACGTGTGGGTGCCTGACATCCTCATCAACGAGTT CGTGGACGTGGGAAAGTCCCCGGACATCCCTTATGTCTACGTGACGCACGACGGCCTGGTGCGCAACTACAAGCCCATCCAGGTGGTCACGGCCTGCActctcaacatctacaacttcCCATTTGATGTCCAGAAGTGCAGCCTCACCTTCCAGAGCTGGCTGCACACCA TTGACGACATCAACATCACCCTGATGCGAAGCCCCgaggagctcagggaggacaagAGCGTCTTCATGAACCAAGGAGAGTGGGAGCTGCTGCACATACTGTCCAACTACAAGATCTTCAGTGTGGACAACGACGACTATTATGCCGAGATGAAGTTCCAT GTGGTGATCCGGCGGCGGCCGTTGTTCTACACTGTGAACCTGCTGCTGCCCAGCATCTTCTTGATGGTGATGGACATTGTGGGTTTCTATCTGCCGCCAGACAGCGGAGAGAGGGTTTCCTTCAAGATCACTTTGCTGCTGGGCTACTCTGTCTTCCTCATCATTGTATCCGACACTCTGCCTGCCACTGCCATAGGAACCCCTCTGATAG GTGTGTACTTCGTGGTCTGCATGGCCCTGCTGGTGATCAGCCTGACCGAAACCGTCCTCATTGTGCGTCTGGTCCACAAGCAGGACCTGCAGCCCCCCGTGCCTCAGTGGGTGAAGTACTTGGTGCTGGAAAGAGCTCCGGTCCTCTTCTGCATCCACAAGAAGCACAGCCTGTGCCCCACGCTGTCCTCCCAGGGCACCGATCTGGAGCAGTACAAGGACAACAACTACGGGACTG CTCAGTGCCCCCTCCACCACACCTGCGAGATAGGCCGAAGGCTCAGCCACCACGACAGAGAGGGCCGGCTCCTCGGCCTGGGCCTGCCGCCGTCCAGGGACCCCGGCCCGCCCGTCATGGACAACATCCTGCACGAAGTGACGGCCATACGCCACTTCCTGGAGAAGAGGGACAGGTGCCGCGAGGTCGCCAAGGAGTGGCTGCAGGTGGGCTACGTGCTGGACGTGCTGCTCTTCAGGGTCTACCTGGTGGCCGTGGTGGCGTACAGCATCACGCTGGGCACGCTGTGGTCAGTGTGGCAGGTCGCCTGA